One region of Metallosphaera sedula DSM 5348 genomic DNA includes:
- the argC gene encoding N-acetyl-gamma-glutamyl-phosphate reductase yields MIRTAIIGGSGYTGGELLRLLAVHPQVEVTMVTSREYAGKPISLIHPNLKGFYTMNFTNFSIDKIGEKADVVFLGLPHGVSLNYVPKLLEIGLQVVDLSADFRLKNPEVYKYWYGIEHPYPDLLQKAVYGLPELHAEELKGAKLIASPGCNATATILALAPAVKWGFVGQMKFVSDVKVSSSEGGAKPSEGSHHPERQNAIRPYEADGHRHAAEAEQELSLLANKQVEVSIVPHAISSVRGAMASVHMWTETDMDDMDIWKKIAEFYRGKKFVRIIRGGIHPYPDPKYIIGSNFADIGFANEKRVRRLTMFSAIDNLMKGAAGQAVQSFNISRGFNEDEGLKLPPLRPA; encoded by the coding sequence ATGATACGAACTGCAATAATCGGAGGTTCGGGTTACACTGGTGGAGAACTCCTTAGACTGTTAGCAGTACATCCGCAAGTAGAAGTTACAATGGTGACGTCTAGGGAATATGCAGGCAAGCCAATCTCTTTGATTCATCCAAATCTTAAGGGATTTTATACGATGAATTTTACAAATTTTTCAATTGATAAGATAGGGGAAAAGGCAGACGTGGTGTTCCTAGGTTTACCACACGGCGTTTCGCTCAATTACGTTCCGAAATTGCTTGAGATTGGACTACAGGTTGTCGACCTCAGTGCAGACTTCAGATTAAAGAACCCTGAAGTATATAAGTACTGGTACGGAATTGAACACCCTTACCCTGACCTTTTACAGAAAGCCGTTTACGGTCTCCCAGAGCTACATGCTGAAGAATTAAAGGGAGCCAAGCTTATAGCCTCACCAGGCTGTAACGCCACAGCGACGATCTTAGCGTTAGCTCCAGCAGTAAAGTGGGGCTTTGTGGGGCAAATGAAGTTCGTTAGTGACGTAAAGGTATCGAGCAGTGAGGGTGGTGCTAAGCCCTCTGAGGGAAGCCATCATCCCGAGAGACAGAATGCTATTAGGCCCTATGAGGCAGATGGACATAGACATGCAGCGGAGGCTGAGCAGGAACTTTCCTTACTAGCAAACAAACAGGTGGAGGTTAGCATTGTTCCTCACGCAATAAGTAGTGTCAGGGGAGCCATGGCCTCTGTCCACATGTGGACAGAGACGGACATGGATGACATGGATATTTGGAAGAAAATTGCTGAATTTTACAGAGGGAAAAAGTTCGTGAGAATTATAAGAGGAGGGATTCATCCCTATCCTGATCCCAAGTATATAATTGGTAGTAATTTTGCAGATATTGGATTTGCCAATGAGAAGAGGGTGAGGAGACTCACCATGTTTTCTGCAATAGATAATCTTATGAAAGGGGCAGCTGGCCAAGCTGTACAGAGTTTCAATATATCAAGAGGATTCAACGAAGACGAAGGTCTTAAATTACCACCTCTGAGGCCTGCGTAG
- a CDS encoding [LysW]-aminoadipate/[LysW]-glutamate kinase — translation MIVVKIGGRVVKNALQNVIESVLRYPGKLILVHGGGDIVSEYTKRMGMEPTFVTSPEGIRSRYTSKEELDIYVMTMGLINKNIVTQLISKGKTAIGITGVDGGSVIGTRKKRIMILDERGKKRIIDGGYTGKIVSVNSQLISSLTSLVDVIVISPIALDTEESTPLNVDGDQMAFNVARAVKAEALLLLSDVDGVLLNNAVVKKLSKEEAKELATKIGPGMNRKVLMAAESVESGVSKVIIGSGLVPDAINSALAGRGTEIS, via the coding sequence ATGATTGTAGTAAAGATAGGAGGGAGGGTAGTGAAGAACGCCCTCCAGAACGTTATAGAGAGCGTTCTAAGATACCCGGGAAAATTGATACTAGTCCATGGAGGTGGAGACATTGTCAGCGAGTATACGAAGCGCATGGGCATGGAGCCCACATTTGTTACATCACCTGAGGGCATAAGGAGTAGGTATACTAGTAAGGAAGAGTTAGACATTTACGTTATGACCATGGGCTTGATCAACAAGAACATTGTCACGCAACTAATTAGCAAGGGGAAGACAGCAATTGGTATTACTGGAGTAGACGGTGGGTCTGTTATTGGGACAAGAAAGAAAAGGATCATGATCTTAGACGAAAGAGGAAAGAAGAGGATAATAGACGGTGGCTATACGGGGAAAATAGTTTCAGTTAATTCTCAACTTATATCTTCCTTAACGTCTTTAGTTGATGTAATAGTGATTTCACCGATAGCTCTAGATACGGAGGAGAGTACTCCTTTGAATGTAGACGGTGATCAAATGGCCTTTAACGTGGCTAGGGCTGTCAAAGCGGAGGCCCTTCTACTCCTGTCAGATGTGGATGGTGTGCTTCTAAACAACGCCGTTGTGAAGAAACTTAGTAAGGAGGAGGCAAAGGAGCTAGCCACAAAGATTGGGCCCGGGATGAACAGGAAAGTTCTCATGGCTGCCGAGAGTGTGGAGTCGGGAGTTAGTAAGGTAATAATAGGCTCGGGCTTAGTTCCTGATGCAATAAATTCCGCTTTGGCAGGAAGGGGGACTGAGATCTCATGA
- the lysM gene encoding HTH-type transcriptional regulator LysM, translated as MSEKIDAKDIKILEVLKKNARTPYTMIAKDLKVSEAAIRKRIEKLTKLGVIKRFTIDYELENEVKAIVMVKSTPQIPTPEISKKIAKTPGVETVYETTGDYDIIVIVRGINISSINRTIDEIRSIQGVMGTNSTIILRTWF; from the coding sequence ATGAGCGAGAAAATAGATGCTAAAGACATAAAAATACTGGAAGTTCTGAAGAAGAACGCACGCACTCCATACACTATGATCGCTAAGGACCTGAAGGTGAGCGAAGCTGCAATCAGGAAAAGGATCGAGAAATTGACAAAATTGGGTGTCATAAAGAGGTTTACCATAGATTACGAGCTAGAGAACGAAGTAAAGGCAATAGTTATGGTAAAGTCGACTCCGCAAATACCTACGCCTGAGATTTCTAAAAAAATAGCAAAGACACCGGGCGTAGAAACCGTATACGAGACCACAGGAGATTATGATATAATTGTTATTGTACGGGGAATAAACATCTCATCTATCAACAGGACAATAGATGAAATAAGGAGTATACAGGGTGTTATGGGGACCAATAGTACTATAATCCTTAGGACTTGGTTCTAA
- the lysW/argW gene encoding alpha-aminoadipate/glutamate carrier protein LysW, which yields MVSLKCPVCGGEVQVDDNALPGEIVEHDCGAQLEVYSDHGRLSLRLAEQIGEDWGE from the coding sequence ATGGTTTCGCTAAAATGTCCTGTCTGTGGAGGAGAGGTCCAGGTAGACGACAATGCCTTACCTGGGGAGATAGTAGAGCATGATTGTGGCGCACAGCTTGAGGTATACAGCGATCACGGAAGATTATCCTTGAGGTTAGCGGAACAAATAGGAGAGGACTGGGGAGAGTGA
- the lysX gene encoding lysine biosynthesis protein LysX, with translation MILGVSYDLLRWEERNLIDEAKKAGNKVIPLFTKDLTFLSSEDTGYQDMEAVIQRNTSHSRASATSMLFETYGFKVFNDSLTLNRCENKLLTTFLLRSRGVAVPRTAIAFSRERALEIAGKLGYPVVIKPIEGSWGRMVARAQDEDTLRSLIEYQEFTTLQYKTIFYIQEYVNKPDRDIRIFVIGDEAPVGIYRENPKNWKTNTALGAIAKPLKIDEELRELALKVKEVIGGFFLGIDVFEDKERGYLVGEVNGVPEYKNTVRVNQFNVSGFLLNKLTEVIKK, from the coding sequence GTGATACTAGGAGTTTCCTACGATCTCCTTAGGTGGGAAGAGAGAAATTTAATAGATGAAGCAAAGAAAGCTGGTAATAAGGTAATACCACTTTTTACCAAGGACCTGACTTTTCTGTCAAGCGAAGATACCGGTTATCAGGATATGGAGGCAGTCATTCAAAGAAACACTAGCCATAGCAGGGCTTCGGCAACCTCCATGCTGTTTGAGACCTACGGGTTTAAGGTATTTAATGATTCCCTGACTCTTAATAGGTGCGAGAACAAACTCCTCACGACATTTCTACTAAGGAGTAGGGGCGTGGCAGTTCCGAGAACAGCAATAGCGTTCTCGAGGGAGAGAGCACTGGAAATAGCTGGAAAACTAGGTTATCCTGTGGTCATAAAGCCTATTGAGGGAAGTTGGGGAAGGATGGTAGCTAGAGCGCAAGACGAGGATACCTTGCGTAGTTTAATTGAATATCAGGAGTTCACAACGCTTCAGTATAAGACGATCTTTTACATCCAGGAGTACGTAAATAAACCGGATCGCGACATCAGAATCTTCGTTATAGGTGATGAGGCTCCAGTGGGAATATACAGGGAAAATCCCAAGAATTGGAAGACTAACACTGCACTGGGTGCCATAGCTAAGCCCCTAAAGATAGATGAGGAGTTGAGGGAACTAGCCTTAAAGGTGAAGGAAGTAATTGGAGGGTTTTTCCTTGGAATAGATGTCTTTGAGGATAAGGAAAGAGGTTACCTTGTGGGAGAAGTGAACGGTGTACCGGAGTACAAGAATACGGTAAGGGTAAATCAGTTCAATGTTAGTGGTTTCCTTTTAAACAAGCTCACAGAGGTAATTAAGAAATGA
- the lysJ gene encoding [LysW]-aminoadipate semialdehyde/glutamate semialdehyde transaminase gives MKLITFYGSRGLRIVKGENQYVWDDKGRRYLDLHAGHGVAFLGHRNPKVVEYLKRQLDTIITLTTAFDIDIRDEMLKEIDDLKPEGMDNIFLLNSGTEAVELAMKIARKITGRKKFIAFKNSFHGRTMGSLSITWNKKYREPFEPLISPIEFLEFNQIDELKKLDDSVAAVILEPVQGEGGVIPAKPEFVKALREETERRGILLVSDEVQAGFGRTGKVWAYQHYGIRPDILTAGKAIGGGFPVSAVFVPDSIAEKLGEGDHGTTYGGNPMAAAAVTAASRVLKEDKVPEQAKVKGETFMKMLRDALVDFKSVREVRGLGLMIGVDLRLNPGTAIKVLQDNGVLSLKAGVSTIRFLSPYMITNQDMELAVDATRKGVAETEGKKTS, from the coding sequence ATGAAACTAATCACGTTTTACGGGTCAAGAGGATTAAGGATAGTAAAGGGAGAAAATCAGTATGTCTGGGACGATAAGGGAAGAAGGTATCTGGATCTCCACGCGGGACATGGCGTGGCCTTTCTAGGTCATAGAAACCCTAAGGTTGTGGAATATCTAAAGAGACAGCTGGATACCATTATCACCTTAACCACCGCCTTTGATATTGACATAAGGGATGAAATGCTGAAAGAGATAGATGATCTGAAGCCTGAAGGTATGGATAACATATTCCTACTAAACAGTGGGACTGAGGCTGTGGAACTTGCCATGAAGATAGCTAGGAAAATCACTGGAAGAAAGAAGTTCATTGCGTTCAAGAATTCGTTCCATGGGAGGACTATGGGTTCCCTTTCGATTACATGGAACAAGAAATATAGGGAGCCCTTTGAGCCCCTCATTTCTCCCATCGAGTTCTTGGAGTTCAATCAAATAGATGAACTTAAAAAGCTAGACGATAGCGTGGCTGCAGTTATTCTGGAACCAGTACAGGGAGAGGGAGGCGTAATACCAGCTAAGCCTGAGTTTGTAAAGGCGTTAAGGGAGGAGACCGAGAGAAGGGGAATACTTCTGGTTTCCGATGAAGTGCAGGCTGGTTTTGGGAGAACAGGCAAGGTGTGGGCGTATCAGCATTATGGGATAAGGCCAGATATCTTGACTGCAGGGAAGGCCATAGGAGGAGGATTTCCGGTTAGCGCGGTTTTCGTCCCAGATTCAATAGCTGAGAAGCTGGGCGAAGGGGATCATGGAACCACTTACGGAGGCAACCCGATGGCAGCGGCCGCGGTCACTGCTGCATCAAGAGTGCTCAAGGAAGATAAGGTGCCCGAACAAGCTAAGGTTAAGGGCGAAACGTTCATGAAAATGCTTAGAGATGCACTGGTGGACTTCAAGTCGGTCAGGGAAGTCAGGGGATTGGGGTTAATGATAGGTGTTGACCTTAGGCTTAATCCAGGTACTGCAATAAAGGTGCTCCAGGATAATGGCGTGCTATCCCTTAAGGCCGGTGTCTCGACCATAAGGTTCCTATCACCCTACATGATAACTAATCAGGACATGGAGTTGGCAGTTGATGCAACTAGAAAAGGAGTTGCTGAAACAGAAGGCAAGAAAACTTCTTGA
- a CDS encoding N-acetyl-lysine deacetylase — translation MQLEKELLKQKARKLLEQLLSVYTPSGQEGLAKGIFQKIADELNLNLYVTSTNSFFLGDGEILLASHIDTVPGYIPPSILGEEITGRGAVDAKGPLVSMILASWIMNERGCKVQVGALSDEENKSAGARELVSSGKRFSHIIVGEPTNTTHIAVEYRGLLRINVNCHGKPEHSSSATDNIILKYIPAILESSQLPSQYSSPSIVPTIVRSGDSPNVTPSDFYVHFDVRYPYGISEGDILSKISEKFEGCDLTVGESIPPVKVGPSTPAVRALMRGLLQQGVKPSLVRKGGTSDMNLLISITPSIATYGPGDSRLEHTEFERITLDEIYIATLTYVNALEELCLKH, via the coding sequence ATGCAACTAGAAAAGGAGTTGCTGAAACAGAAGGCAAGAAAACTTCTTGAGCAATTATTAAGCGTTTATACGCCTTCAGGCCAGGAGGGTCTAGCCAAAGGGATTTTTCAAAAGATAGCTGATGAGCTGAATCTGAATCTGTATGTGACTTCGACGAATTCCTTTTTCCTTGGTGATGGAGAAATACTACTAGCCTCCCACATTGATACCGTCCCAGGTTACATACCACCTTCAATATTAGGCGAAGAGATTACAGGAAGGGGAGCGGTGGACGCAAAGGGACCTCTAGTTTCAATGATACTTGCATCCTGGATAATGAACGAGAGGGGTTGCAAGGTCCAGGTAGGTGCTCTATCGGATGAGGAGAATAAAAGCGCAGGAGCCAGGGAACTAGTTTCCTCGGGAAAAAGATTCTCACACATAATTGTGGGTGAACCTACCAACACCACACATATCGCTGTGGAGTACAGGGGATTATTGAGGATCAACGTTAACTGTCACGGGAAACCAGAGCACTCGTCCTCAGCCACGGATAACATTATCCTTAAGTATATTCCCGCCATCCTAGAGTCCTCACAACTTCCTTCACAATATTCTTCACCGAGTATTGTCCCAACCATAGTTAGGAGTGGCGACTCTCCTAACGTTACCCCAAGCGACTTTTACGTCCATTTTGACGTGAGGTATCCATATGGAATCTCAGAAGGTGATATTCTGTCCAAGATTTCTGAGAAATTCGAAGGATGTGATCTGACCGTGGGTGAATCCATTCCCCCTGTAAAAGTTGGACCCTCGACGCCTGCTGTAAGGGCACTCATGAGGGGGTTACTTCAACAGGGAGTAAAGCCATCCTTAGTGAGAAAGGGAGGAACGAGTGATATGAACTTGCTAATCTCTATTACCCCCAGTATAGCAACATATGGACCCGGCGATTCTAGATTAGAGCATACTGAGTTTGAAAGGATAACTCTCGATGAAATATATATAGCCACACTCACCTATGTCAATGCACTAGAAGAGTTATGCTTAAAGCATTGA
- the uppS gene encoding polyprenyl diphosphate synthase, translating into MLKALMKPLYPIYEQILWREIRKGPIPNHVGIIPDGNRRWARSNNSSINEAYLMGYKKLRNVLIWLLDLGVKNVTVFALSTENCTKRTRTELDVIMGYIKRGIEEMVTENFVDRYRIKVRAIGKLEMVSDDLRDTVKKVMERSASYLDRKLTLAICYGGRQEILDAVSRMIRDTNKKDLSNLTEEEFRKYFYDEELSDIDLVIRTSGEMRISNFLLWHLAYSELFFCEAYWPDFRRIDLWRAIRAYQRRVRRFGA; encoded by the coding sequence ATGCTTAAAGCATTGATGAAACCCCTCTATCCCATTTACGAGCAGATACTTTGGAGGGAGATAAGGAAGGGTCCTATACCCAATCATGTTGGAATCATACCTGACGGCAATAGGCGATGGGCCAGAAGTAACAACTCCTCTATAAATGAAGCTTATCTCATGGGCTATAAGAAACTAAGGAACGTCTTAATCTGGTTATTGGATCTGGGTGTCAAGAACGTTACGGTGTTTGCGCTTTCCACAGAGAATTGCACCAAGAGAACTAGGACCGAACTAGACGTCATTATGGGATATATAAAGAGGGGAATCGAGGAGATGGTCACAGAGAACTTCGTTGATAGGTATAGGATAAAGGTCAGGGCTATTGGTAAACTTGAAATGGTCAGTGACGATTTACGTGACACCGTGAAGAAAGTAATGGAAAGATCAGCCAGCTACTTGGATAGAAAGCTCACCCTTGCCATCTGCTATGGCGGGAGACAGGAGATTCTTGATGCGGTTTCTCGGATGATAAGGGACACGAACAAGAAGGATCTATCAAACCTGACAGAGGAGGAGTTCAGGAAGTATTTTTATGACGAGGAATTGAGTGATATTGATTTAGTCATCAGGACATCAGGGGAGATGAGGATAAGTAACTTCCTTTTGTGGCACCTTGCCTATTCAGAACTCTTTTTCTGTGAAGCCTACTGGCCAGACTTTAGGAGAATTGATCTCTGGAGAGCCATAAGGGCATATCAAAGACGAGTGAGAAGGTTCGGGGCTTAA
- a CDS encoding 30S ribosomal protein S8e, with the protein MGVYQGRDLRKITGGKKNVSRGKRKFEIGSQPTETKVYSEDIREKARVLGGNAKVRLTYAAYANVINLSDGTAKKVKILEVIESSANREYARRGIIVKGSIIRTEIGKALVTSRPGQHGVINAILMQQ; encoded by the coding sequence ATGGGTGTATATCAAGGTAGGGACTTGAGGAAAATTACAGGTGGAAAGAAGAACGTATCAAGGGGGAAGAGGAAATTCGAGATAGGTAGCCAGCCTACAGAAACAAAGGTTTATTCCGAGGATATAAGAGAGAAGGCAAGAGTGTTAGGAGGAAACGCTAAGGTGAGGCTCACGTACGCTGCTTACGCTAATGTAATAAACTTAAGCGATGGCACGGCCAAGAAGGTAAAAATTTTAGAGGTTATTGAAAGCTCTGCAAACAGGGAATATGCTAGAAGAGGAATAATAGTAAAGGGATCCATAATTAGGACTGAGATCGGGAAAGCATTAGTTACGTCCAGACCAGGACAGCATGGAGTCATCAACGCTATACTGATGCAACAATGA
- a CDS encoding NAD-dependent epimerase/dehydratase family protein, with translation MVSVVTGGAGYIGGHLVDALLQQGNQVLVLDDLSSGNYINSMAKFQRIDLRSQSPKLESCDTMYHLAANPDVRTSMENIEEHFERDVKATLNALESARKSDCKFFIFFSSSTVYGEAKTPTPETAETNPISNYGLFKLMGEEMTRFYSQNYGITALSLRLANITGGRVSHGVVIDFIKKLMKDPTTLEILGNGKQRKSYLHVSDLIQAVLFLKDRHRRGYDYFNVGNEDWITVDEIASIVEEEMGLRPVHVYRDADNGRGWKGDVRLMLLDISKIKSLGWAPTLSSREVIRRATREALRLLGYEKV, from the coding sequence ATGGTCTCAGTTGTTACTGGAGGAGCAGGTTACATAGGAGGACATCTAGTGGATGCCTTACTTCAACAGGGCAATCAAGTCCTAGTGCTGGACGATCTTTCAAGTGGTAACTACATTAATTCCATGGCTAAGTTCCAGAGGATAGATCTTCGGTCACAATCCCCTAAGCTTGAGAGTTGCGACACAATGTATCACCTAGCAGCTAACCCAGACGTGAGAACGTCCATGGAGAACATTGAGGAACATTTCGAAAGGGATGTAAAGGCTACCCTTAATGCACTAGAGTCGGCAAGGAAATCAGACTGCAAGTTCTTCATCTTTTTCTCGTCTTCTACAGTGTACGGGGAGGCAAAGACCCCCACCCCAGAGACTGCGGAGACAAATCCAATCTCCAACTACGGTCTCTTCAAGTTAATGGGGGAAGAAATGACGAGGTTCTACTCTCAGAATTATGGGATAACGGCCCTATCCCTAAGGCTAGCAAACATTACGGGTGGTAGAGTTTCTCATGGCGTAGTAATAGATTTCATTAAAAAGTTAATGAAAGACCCCACAACCCTCGAAATTCTGGGAAATGGGAAACAGCGCAAGAGCTACCTTCATGTTAGCGATCTTATTCAGGCGGTTCTTTTCCTTAAGGATAGACATAGGCGAGGATACGATTACTTCAATGTGGGGAATGAGGATTGGATCACCGTAGACGAGATAGCTAGTATCGTGGAAGAGGAAATGGGACTAAGGCCTGTTCATGTGTACCGGGATGCAGATAACGGAAGGGGCTGGAAGGGAGACGTGAGATTAATGTTGCTTGACATCTCTAAGATAAAGTCCCTCGGTTGGGCACCGACTCTCTCCTCTAGGGAAGTGATTAGACGGGCCACGAGGGAAGCATTAAGGTTGTTAGGCTATGAGAAGGTTTAG
- a CDS encoding PIN domain-containing protein, translating into MADKYMETIQDYFDRMLYASSLVNEMKFLTLDNALLKLENTINWNKIRKILMK; encoded by the coding sequence ATGGCTGATAAATACATGGAGACAATCCAAGACTATTTCGACAGAATGCTATACGCATCAAGCCTGGTGAATGAAATGAAATTCCTGACCTTAGATAATGCTCTGCTAAAACTAGAAAATACAATAAACTGGAATAAGATCAGGAAGATCCTCATGAAATAG
- a CDS encoding AbrB/MazE/SpoVT family DNA-binding domain-containing protein, with protein MEKYRVRVGKKGELYLPKALRQKTRIKVNSEVEVRIERDRIIIDVIPSLEDLLSKRKTVKLTPEEFEEISEEVQREIAEGENSS; from the coding sequence ATGGAGAAATACAGGGTGAGAGTCGGAAAGAAAGGGGAGCTATATCTTCCAAAGGCTCTAAGGCAGAAAACAAGGATTAAAGTAAATTCTGAGGTTGAAGTCAGAATAGAGCGAGACAGGATAATAATCGACGTGATACCATCTCTGGAGGATCTCCTATCAAAAAGGAAAACGGTTAAACTAACCCCTGAGGAGTTTGAGGAAATAAGCGAGGAAGTTCAGCGTGAAATCGCTGAAGGAGAAAATTCTTCTTGA
- a CDS encoding ATP-binding cassette domain-containing protein, translating to MLVITHPYLPGKVELERDEIVGLVGRNGSGKTTLINSILCQKHNVFLDEQDFCERKDYSLVSAVFQDPSSQILATTLEDELRLMSHFHHVNFEIGKRLMGPYFSTDFFKLSDGYRKRFVISSVLSYGPEYLLIDEPLSNLDDEGIKLVLGSIPKGSLISEHRTKHLLNLVQRVYLLSGDVREVDKEKLEDQEFLRRNGLRGFQIEYQRGSPGSEILDVQVGLRLKVREGEVVCLIGKNGVGKTTILRKLSKKIYSVFQNLDLQFFYETVADEVGNDDALSLFGLTELRERSPFTLSLGQKMRVLIASAYASGYKVIGLDEPTTAMDGDGLQNFVKMVELLREERRGLILATHDKDVIPICDQIISLS from the coding sequence TTGCTTGTCATTACTCATCCCTATCTCCCTGGTAAAGTAGAGCTGGAAAGGGACGAGATAGTAGGACTGGTGGGAAGGAATGGGAGCGGTAAGACTACCCTGATCAACTCCATTCTGTGTCAGAAGCACAATGTGTTCCTGGACGAGCAAGATTTCTGTGAGAGAAAGGATTACTCGCTGGTCTCCGCCGTATTCCAAGACCCAAGTTCCCAAATTCTGGCCACCACCCTTGAAGATGAGCTTAGACTAATGTCCCATTTTCATCATGTGAATTTTGAGATCGGGAAGAGGTTAATGGGTCCCTACTTCTCCACGGATTTCTTCAAGTTGTCCGATGGATATAGGAAAAGGTTTGTGATATCCTCGGTGCTCTCCTACGGACCTGAGTACCTGCTAATCGACGAGCCACTATCTAACCTCGACGACGAGGGAATCAAACTTGTCCTAGGCTCAATACCAAAGGGAAGTTTAATATCAGAACATAGGACTAAACATCTCCTCAACCTCGTTCAAAGAGTTTACCTCCTGTCAGGAGACGTGCGAGAGGTTGACAAGGAGAAGCTGGAGGACCAGGAATTCTTGAGGAGGAACGGACTCAGGGGGTTTCAGATAGAGTATCAAAGAGGGTCACCAGGATCCGAGATTCTAGACGTTCAAGTGGGGCTGAGGTTGAAGGTAAGAGAGGGAGAGGTAGTCTGTTTAATAGGTAAGAACGGTGTCGGAAAGACCACCATACTCAGGAAACTCTCCAAGAAGATCTACTCGGTCTTTCAGAACCTTGATTTGCAGTTCTTTTACGAGACCGTGGCTGATGAAGTGGGTAACGATGACGCGCTTTCCCTTTTCGGTCTCACTGAACTGAGGGAGAGAAGCCCCTTTACGCTTAGCCTAGGTCAGAAGATGAGGGTGCTTATAGCCTCAGCCTACGCTTCAGGTTACAAGGTCATAGGACTGGACGAGCCTACCACGGCCATGGACGGTGACGGATTACAAAATTTTGTGAAAATGGTCGAACTTTTAAGGGAGGAAAGGAGAGGTTTAATTTTGGCTACTCATGACAAGGACGTTATTCCCATCTGCGACCAAATAATCTCTTTAAGTTGA
- a CDS encoding trimeric intracellular cation channel family protein, producing MLQDILSALNLVGIVSFSISGSLKAFEKKLDLLGVFVLGFSTALAGGIIRDILLGIYPPTNLRVMDYPLLAILGSVLAVFFYRYIENLSKALLIADAIGLGTFTATGAEIAIEHGLNVIGVAILASITAVGGGVVRDLLSNEVPSVLKRDFYATPTILGGLIFYPSYSLLGGSSALISTFVFVTVLRIVAILRKWELPKVGLSR from the coding sequence ATGCTACAGGACATCCTATCCGCGCTGAACCTGGTGGGGATAGTATCCTTCTCGATATCAGGTTCTTTAAAGGCCTTTGAGAAGAAGCTGGACCTGTTGGGCGTGTTTGTACTGGGTTTTTCCACAGCACTTGCGGGAGGTATAATCAGGGATATCCTTCTCGGTATCTATCCTCCAACCAACCTTAGGGTAATGGATTATCCACTACTCGCCATCTTAGGCTCTGTCCTTGCAGTGTTCTTTTACAGGTACATAGAGAACCTTTCAAAGGCCCTACTTATCGCTGACGCCATAGGGCTAGGTACCTTCACCGCCACGGGGGCAGAGATAGCCATAGAGCATGGACTCAACGTAATAGGGGTAGCGATATTGGCCTCAATCACGGCAGTTGGGGGAGGAGTAGTTAGAGATCTTCTTTCCAATGAGGTTCCGAGCGTCTTGAAAAGGGACTTCTATGCTACCCCCACGATTCTAGGTGGTCTAATCTTCTATCCCTCCTACAGTTTATTAGGGGGAAGTTCTGCCCTTATCTCTACGTTTGTGTTCGTAACCGTCCTTAGAATAGTAGCGATACTAAGAAAGTGGGAACTCCCGAAAGTAGGCCTGAGCCGTTAG
- a CDS encoding 4Fe-4S dicluster domain-containing protein: MGIDPNFRTSRPVTGDHAGHKVYAPADPPPVPKEKALGIHGTIVGVDFDLCLADGSCINACPVNVFQWYDTPGHPASEKKADPVNEQACIFCMACVNVCPVAAIDVKPP, translated from the coding sequence ATGGGAATCGATCCCAACTTCAGGACATCTAGGCCAGTAACCGGGGATCACGCTGGCCACAAGGTATATGCGCCGGCTGACCCTCCACCAGTTCCAAAGGAGAAGGCACTGGGGATTCATGGGACCATAGTGGGGGTGGACTTCGACCTCTGCTTAGCCGATGGCTCATGTATAAACGCATGTCCAGTGAACGTGTTTCAGTGGTACGATACACCTGGTCATCCGGCCAGCGAAAAGAAGGCGGACCCGGTCAATGAACAGGCGTGCATATTCTGTATGGCCTGCGTGAATGTATGCCCAGTGGCAGCAATAGATGTGAAGCCTCCATAA